In a single window of the Leptospira sanjuanensis genome:
- a CDS encoding WD40 repeat domain-containing protein, protein MRLLTVAGFSIVFTILFFYVLGNPYPLASGIQKVWAFSKPAHAGMVPDGRFAWNPDEALNGYKFENSYYTIAASDGIATDDSKRIEYPFNAKGYLEYKKIGAEVNFYSPSNEILWTKEFRSYPRISPSGNIVLLIAGDHNQVILSDINGNGTGAGKLDGRFLTDYCFASDSQITGVLFSGGELFVLDAKGGIKIKKDLGSEKSPVFAKSLSVSPDGTKTAIHLLNANKDKILLLNEKGEEIESFELDAIYPHKLYLAVSDAGEVLISAPDKLAFYDADGKKLLDQKRNSGNGVYQTAFHNGDWFIAEVNQEIVFLDEKGKILKKERIKGSDLPVRAFPSGKKGSVVLETGKELFLYRNL, encoded by the coding sequence ATGAGACTTCTCACCGTAGCCGGATTCAGCATAGTATTTACGATATTATTCTTTTATGTATTAGGAAATCCTTATCCATTAGCGTCCGGGATCCAGAAGGTTTGGGCGTTTTCCAAACCCGCACATGCCGGAATGGTTCCCGACGGACGTTTCGCTTGGAACCCGGACGAGGCTTTGAACGGTTATAAGTTCGAGAATTCCTATTATACTATAGCGGCTTCGGATGGAATCGCAACCGACGATTCGAAACGGATCGAATATCCGTTTAATGCGAAAGGTTATCTCGAATACAAAAAGATCGGCGCCGAAGTGAATTTCTATTCTCCTTCGAACGAGATTCTATGGACGAAAGAGTTTCGGAGTTATCCGAGAATTTCTCCCTCCGGCAACATCGTTCTACTGATCGCCGGCGATCACAATCAGGTGATCCTTTCGGATATCAACGGGAACGGAACCGGCGCGGGTAAACTGGACGGGAGATTTTTGACGGACTATTGTTTTGCGAGCGATTCCCAAATCACGGGGGTTCTCTTTTCAGGAGGCGAATTGTTCGTCTTGGACGCGAAAGGCGGGATCAAAATCAAAAAGGATCTCGGTTCGGAAAAAAGTCCCGTGTTTGCAAAAAGTCTTTCCGTTTCGCCGGACGGAACGAAGACCGCGATCCATTTGTTGAACGCAAACAAGGACAAAATTCTTTTGTTAAACGAAAAGGGAGAAGAGATAGAATCCTTCGAACTCGACGCGATCTATCCTCACAAACTTTATCTTGCCGTTTCCGACGCGGGCGAAGTTTTGATTTCGGCGCCCGACAAACTCGCGTTCTACGATGCGGACGGTAAAAAACTTCTCGATCAAAAACGAAATTCCGGAAACGGAGTCTATCAAACCGCGTTTCACAACGGGGATTGGTTTATCGCGGAAGTGAATCAGGAAATCGTATTCTTGGACGAAAAAGGAAAAATTCTGAAAAAGGAAAGAATCAAAGGTTCCGATCTTCCCGTGAGAGCCTTTCCTTCCGGCAAAAAAGGATCGGTCGTTTTGGAAACGGGAAAGGAACTTTTTTTATATCGGAATCTTTAA
- the argS gene encoding arginine--tRNA ligase codes for MKENETLKQIVLKALEEGVGSLVSSFPDVDKDALKIKIEYSRDEKFGDYSTSFALENSKILKKNPVQVSGGLVAILQKRTDLFETVDFTPPGFVNFRIAPSFLLHFIETSVLSGNFFPKVFDPLKINLEFVSANPTGPLNIVSARAAANGDAMASLLKAIGHKVDKEFYINDYGNQVFLLGVSTLVRIREIKGEASSIQEAEDQTPIETILEKNILPSEGYRGEYIKDIASSLLRDSEKSAKIEILLKEKKYRELAELCSGWTVESNLIWQRKDLDAFGVEFDNYFSEKTLHDANKVLSVMKDLEASGKIFEEEGKKVFRSTEYGDDKDRVVVRDDGRPTYLLADIAYHKNKIERGYDRILDIWGPDHHGYIARLTGAVQTLGYKKENFKVIIAQQVNLLESGQKVKMSKRAGSFQTMSDLIGFLGKNGRDVGRYFFVMRSLDAPLDFDLDLAKDESDKNPVFYLQYAHARICSIFREVGNETSKEDAATLEMSDERKRLLFWIARFPEEIFDAANAMEPHRVTNYLQSFAKTFTSFYLGKNNRLKEASPSVRLGLARICLAAKNVLSEGLALIGVSAPERMDKES; via the coding sequence ATGAAAGAAAATGAAACTTTAAAACAAATCGTATTAAAAGCCCTGGAAGAAGGGGTTGGGTCCCTCGTTTCCTCCTTCCCAGACGTAGACAAAGACGCTTTAAAAATCAAGATCGAATATTCCAGAGATGAAAAGTTCGGAGATTACTCGACCTCATTTGCATTAGAAAATTCTAAAATTCTAAAAAAGAATCCGGTGCAGGTTTCGGGAGGCCTCGTCGCGATCCTGCAAAAAAGAACCGATCTATTCGAGACGGTGGATTTTACTCCCCCCGGTTTCGTAAATTTCAGAATCGCTCCGTCGTTCTTGCTCCATTTTATCGAAACGTCCGTATTGTCGGGAAACTTTTTTCCGAAGGTTTTCGATCCTTTGAAAATCAATCTTGAATTCGTTTCGGCAAATCCGACAGGTCCTCTTAATATCGTTTCCGCAAGAGCGGCGGCTAACGGAGATGCGATGGCTTCCTTGTTGAAGGCGATCGGTCACAAGGTCGATAAGGAATTTTACATCAACGATTACGGGAATCAGGTTTTTCTTCTCGGCGTTTCGACTCTGGTTCGGATTCGCGAAATCAAGGGAGAAGCGTCTTCGATTCAGGAAGCCGAGGATCAGACTCCGATCGAAACGATTCTGGAAAAGAACATTCTTCCATCCGAAGGTTACAGGGGAGAGTATATTAAGGATATTGCAAGTTCTCTTTTGCGGGATTCGGAAAAGTCGGCTAAGATAGAAATTCTCCTCAAGGAAAAGAAATACCGCGAACTCGCGGAACTTTGTTCCGGCTGGACCGTCGAAAGTAATCTGATTTGGCAAAGAAAGGATCTGGATGCGTTCGGAGTGGAATTCGATAATTACTTCAGCGAGAAAACGCTTCACGACGCAAACAAGGTTTTGTCCGTGATGAAGGATCTCGAGGCTTCCGGAAAAATTTTCGAAGAGGAAGGTAAGAAGGTTTTTCGATCCACCGAATACGGAGACGACAAGGACCGGGTCGTCGTAAGAGACGACGGCAGGCCGACGTATCTTCTCGCGGACATCGCCTACCATAAAAATAAGATCGAAAGGGGATATGATCGGATCCTCGATATCTGGGGACCGGATCACCACGGTTACATTGCAAGACTAACGGGTGCGGTTCAAACCCTCGGATACAAAAAGGAAAACTTCAAAGTCATCATCGCTCAACAAGTCAATCTTTTGGAATCGGGACAAAAGGTGAAGATGAGCAAACGCGCGGGTTCGTTCCAGACAATGAGCGATCTCATCGGATTTCTCGGTAAGAACGGAAGAGACGTAGGACGTTACTTTTTCGTAATGCGTTCTCTCGACGCTCCACTTGATTTCGATCTCGATCTTGCAAAGGACGAATCGGATAAGAATCCCGTTTTTTATCTGCAATACGCTCACGCGAGAATCTGTTCGATATTTCGCGAAGTCGGAAACGAAACTTCTAAAGAAGACGCCGCTACATTAGAAATGTCTGATGAACGAAAAAGACTTCTGTTCTGGATCGCCCGGTTTCCGGAGGAAATTTTCGACGCAGCTAACGCGATGGAACCGCATCGGGTTACGAACTATCTGCAGAGCTTCGCGAAAACCTTCACGAGTTTTTATCTAGGCAAGAATAATCGCCTCAAAGAGGCTTCTCCATCCGTGCGTCTGGGGCTTGCAAGAATCTGTCTCGCTGCTAAGAACGTTCTTTCGGAAGGACTGGCTTTGATCGGAGTTTCCGCACCGGAAAGGATGGACAAGGAAAGTTGA
- a CDS encoding nicotinamide-nucleotide amidohydrolase family protein: MNAPKIVVLSTGSELTSGRSQDTNSSWIANELFGLGFTVSKFLVLPDDPIVLQEEISKLAKESGKDRPVLLVMTGGLGPTEDDYTLEVACKLNGVVPVESTVAKQRLEAFYRLRGRNFQEAMQTALRQVSVPDGSVILNNTVGIAPGFIVALGENAKLCCMPGVPGEMTEMFRDELAPWISKTFSAQELHSGFRFIWWMSESLFQKEFISKEEAVTSGKVVWGVAAKRGYIRVSFQSSDRDLVESLLNRIDQVYGAKSTPDVFDELPKILLEKKLTVGTAESCTGGLMAKTLTDRAGSSAYFFGGIVSYDNSVKAGVLGVRQETLDAFGAVSRETALEMAEGALKRLNTDLTVSITGIAGPGGGTPQKKVGLVYFGVARKNGTTEVHEHYFPFPRASFREYAAFTGIYLLYNLLKEKP, from the coding sequence ATGAACGCACCGAAGATCGTCGTATTGTCCACCGGTTCGGAACTGACTTCGGGAAGAAGTCAAGATACGAATTCTTCCTGGATCGCGAACGAACTTTTCGGTTTGGGATTTACGGTTTCCAAGTTCCTGGTTTTACCGGACGATCCGATTGTGTTGCAAGAGGAGATTTCCAAACTCGCAAAAGAATCCGGAAAGGACCGGCCCGTTTTATTGGTAATGACCGGAGGTCTTGGTCCGACCGAGGACGATTACACGCTGGAAGTCGCATGCAAACTCAATGGAGTAGTTCCCGTTGAAAGCACGGTCGCCAAACAACGATTAGAGGCATTTTACAGGCTGCGCGGAAGAAACTTTCAAGAAGCGATGCAAACCGCGCTCCGTCAGGTTTCTGTTCCCGATGGTTCCGTCATTTTGAACAATACAGTGGGGATCGCTCCCGGTTTTATCGTCGCGTTAGGCGAAAACGCAAAGCTCTGTTGTATGCCCGGCGTTCCCGGAGAAATGACGGAAATGTTCCGCGACGAACTCGCCCCTTGGATCTCGAAAACTTTCTCCGCACAGGAACTTCATTCCGGATTTCGTTTTATCTGGTGGATGAGCGAATCCCTTTTTCAGAAAGAATTTATTTCAAAAGAAGAAGCCGTAACGAGCGGAAAAGTCGTCTGGGGAGTAGCAGCAAAGCGGGGATATATCCGGGTGAGTTTCCAATCCTCGGACCGCGATCTTGTCGAATCCTTACTTAACAGGATCGATCAAGTGTACGGAGCCAAATCGACTCCGGACGTTTTCGATGAATTGCCGAAAATTCTACTCGAGAAAAAACTTACCGTCGGAACGGCGGAAAGCTGTACGGGCGGACTTATGGCAAAAACTCTCACCGACCGCGCCGGTTCTTCCGCATATTTTTTCGGAGGGATCGTTTCGTATGACAATAGCGTAAAGGCGGGCGTGCTCGGAGTTAGACAAGAAACGTTAGACGCCTTTGGAGCGGTGAGCCGGGAAACCGCGTTGGAAATGGCGGAGGGCGCCTTGAAACGTCTGAACACGGATCTTACGGTCAGCATCACTGGCATCGCCGGACCGGGCGGGGGAACCCCTCAGAAAAAAGTGGGCTTGGTGTATTTCGGAGTGGCTCGTAAAAACGGAACGACCGAAGTTCACGAACATTACTTTCCGTTTCCAAGAGCCTCGTTTCGCGAATATGCGGCGTTCACCGGAATTTATCTTTTATACAATCTTCTCAAGGAGAAACCATGA
- a CDS encoding response regulator transcription factor: MYNILIVEDIHSIREAIKDLLSGKYRIFDAENYDEAIKILRSEEVHLVITDIRMPGKTGLDLIKTIQHEFPHVLYALMTAYNINDYINFAYKHGIWNIIPKYSFLDIKLISVMVHKLLTKEIFGVEKYFGPEFTIQESGAEDRDFSVPAPDSIVYKRIYSDEQRNFLCNRIAKFLVEKGAPNAINQILEELTSNAMIRAPRDSKGNYKYQYELPSRDLVIPLENIQLAESDFFEIGYGIAESTFIIVIRDHFGSLDKKEILKRLDRHITVDEATGFPPGLADSHGRGLYICREISDQLIFNIEKEKRTEIIALLDKQGNKSYKSLSIYEV, translated from the coding sequence ATGTACAATATTCTAATCGTTGAAGACATTCACTCGATCCGAGAAGCGATCAAAGACTTACTCTCCGGCAAATACCGGATTTTCGACGCCGAAAATTACGACGAAGCGATCAAAATTTTAAGAAGCGAAGAAGTCCATCTCGTAATCACGGACATTCGTATGCCCGGTAAAACCGGACTCGATTTGATCAAAACGATCCAACACGAATTTCCGCACGTTCTTTACGCTCTGATGACCGCCTATAACATCAACGATTACATCAACTTCGCTTATAAACACGGGATCTGGAACATCATTCCCAAGTATTCCTTTCTCGACATCAAACTGATTTCGGTGATGGTTCATAAACTTCTCACCAAAGAAATCTTCGGCGTGGAAAAATATTTCGGACCCGAGTTTACGATCCAGGAATCGGGAGCCGAGGATAGGGACTTTTCCGTTCCCGCGCCGGACAGCATCGTCTACAAAAGAATTTATTCGGACGAACAAAGAAACTTTCTCTGCAATCGGATCGCAAAATTTCTCGTAGAGAAAGGAGCGCCTAACGCGATCAATCAGATTCTGGAAGAACTCACGTCCAACGCGATGATCCGCGCTCCCCGCGACTCGAAAGGAAATTACAAGTATCAGTATGAACTTCCCTCTCGCGATCTTGTCATTCCGTTGGAAAACATCCAGCTCGCTGAATCGGACTTTTTTGAAATCGGATACGGGATCGCCGAAAGCACGTTTATCATCGTGATCCGGGATCATTTCGGTTCTTTGGATAAGAAGGAGATTTTAAAGAGACTCGATCGCCATATCACCGTGGACGAAGCGACCGGCTTTCCTCCGGGGCTTGCGGATTCCCACGGGAGAGGGTTGTATATTTGCAGGGAGATTTCCGATCAATTGATCTTCAACATCGAAAAGGAAAAAAGAACCGAGATCATCGCCTTGCTCGACAAACAAGGCAATAAAAGTTACAAATCTTTATCGATCTACGAAGTCTAA
- a CDS encoding PhoH family protein: MDIIPRGNGFQLEGESAKVDFALDFFKKLEANYQERPDRDFTDSFDFAYILKDAGKELRKKKVWETETDRAMPWKPSEKILTTYRGKHIFPRTRNQETYFRSFQDNLITFALGPAGTGKTFLSVATACRFLQAGTIDKIILTRPAVEAGENLGFLPGDLNQKVDPYLRPVYDALNECIGAEKTQEYIALTKIEIAPVAFMRGRTLSNAFIILDEAQNCTLAQLKMIMTRLGRSSRMCISGDSTQIDLEHGRSGLEKVVTLFKNTDQIGMVFFGKEDITRHPLVEVIVRKFEEL, translated from the coding sequence ATGGACATCATCCCGAGGGGAAACGGGTTTCAACTCGAAGGCGAATCGGCTAAGGTCGACTTCGCGTTGGATTTTTTTAAAAAGCTCGAAGCGAACTATCAGGAAAGACCGGACCGGGATTTTACCGATTCATTCGATTTTGCTTATATTCTAAAAGACGCAGGTAAGGAACTCCGCAAAAAAAAGGTATGGGAAACCGAAACCGATCGGGCCATGCCTTGGAAACCGAGCGAGAAAATTCTCACCACATACCGCGGAAAACATATCTTTCCCAGAACCAGAAATCAGGAAACGTATTTCAGATCCTTTCAAGACAATCTAATCACGTTCGCCCTCGGTCCTGCGGGAACCGGAAAGACGTTTCTTTCGGTTGCGACCGCTTGTAGATTTTTGCAGGCCGGGACCATCGATAAGATCATCCTTACGAGACCAGCGGTGGAAGCGGGGGAAAACCTCGGATTTTTACCGGGCGATCTCAACCAAAAAGTGGACCCGTATCTTCGTCCGGTGTACGACGCTCTTAACGAATGTATCGGAGCCGAAAAAACGCAGGAATACATCGCTCTCACAAAAATCGAAATCGCGCCCGTCGCGTTTATGCGGGGAAGAACTCTTTCGAATGCGTTTATCATTTTGGACGAGGCTCAGAACTGTACTCTGGCGCAGCTCAAGATGATTATGACTCGTTTGGGAAGATCTTCGCGCATGTGTATTTCGGGCGACTCGACTCAGATCGATCTGGAGCACGGCCGCTCGGGACTCGAAAAAGTGGTGACTTTATTCAAAAACACGGATCAAATCGGAATGGTGTTTTTTGGGAAAGAAGATATTACCAGACACCCTCTCGTGGAAGTAATCGTACGCAAGTTCGAGGAGTTGTAA
- the recO gene encoding DNA repair protein RecO — MSGSASGSLKKTRGIVLESRTIQEGDAIIRLLPEEGQVENFRVRGIRKSKTRPIASVEPGSFSSVDYYNAKNREVHNVKEISLLNRFDRAKSGYIGMVLVSYLVELASAFTPDGAEHPGEFRLLSGALEELEENGPSALILPFFKLRLLVSGGFLSKELLCHSCGTELKEMTSVTLQTSPLELVCGNCLHSDQNDLGFVQWIQTFLMLRFRDLKERKISVETLLDLDRICNRMLEPILHKKLKSSTTLYEALGENLGKLS, encoded by the coding sequence ATGTCTGGAAGCGCTTCTGGATCTTTAAAAAAAACGCGCGGGATCGTTTTGGAATCCAGGACGATCCAAGAAGGGGACGCGATCATCCGACTTCTTCCCGAAGAAGGGCAGGTGGAGAATTTTCGCGTCCGCGGAATTCGAAAAAGCAAAACGAGACCGATCGCTTCGGTGGAACCAGGCTCCTTTTCGAGCGTTGATTATTACAACGCAAAGAATCGTGAAGTTCACAACGTGAAGGAGATTTCCCTCTTGAATCGTTTCGATCGAGCCAAGTCCGGTTATATCGGAATGGTTCTCGTTTCTTATCTTGTCGAACTCGCTTCCGCGTTTACACCGGACGGCGCCGAACATCCGGGCGAGTTTCGTCTTCTTTCCGGAGCTTTGGAAGAGCTGGAGGAGAACGGACCTTCCGCGCTCATTCTCCCTTTTTTCAAACTGCGTTTGCTCGTTAGCGGCGGCTTTCTTTCCAAGGAGCTTCTTTGTCATTCTTGCGGGACGGAGTTGAAGGAAATGACTTCGGTCACTCTGCAGACTTCTCCCTTAGAACTCGTCTGCGGGAATTGTCTGCATTCGGATCAGAACGATCTCGGTTTCGTGCAATGGATTCAGACTTTTCTGATGCTCAGGTTTCGGGATCTGAAGGAGAGAAAAATATCCGTTGAAACTCTTCTGGACCTCGACAGAATTTGCAATCGAATGCTTGAACCGATCCTGCATAAAAAACTGAAATCATCTACTACGCTTTACGAGGCGTTGGGGGAGAATCTTGGAAAACTTTCTTAA
- a CDS encoding HD family phosphohydrolase: MPSPGEQVESAMAWITDTLTRVRPILFVRRFQVGLVIITLLMVTWMLAIPFFGQDKMDLSPDGLYSEGKTAPEKIVSAKEIVYEDEDKTKAKKLAAYQSAPFVFDRDYAALQDQINNAIQEDMENFRSFKPSAEGRAYPELLGVVPRWKNRSKEEIELLYKTPGKGKLKDLVQQYSNLVFSSFCILRDLPPDYAALKISGARVRNQGIKEQISNLEGAYIVPRSYLYRDPDTVNVLNRMAQEKLSRIDPALLPIVQKISLSYIYSNPSCSFNNEETLSAKRFASDRAEPVNSRILAGEVIVKSGEVITPEIFKKLQIVNTYATRANIASIASILLIQTVFVVIIYFFLKKYNPKRMNDVSSNVIVFSLIWFLVLSCTIASRIFFNFETKYDTIFYFALFVPVGMVCLIISFIYDEQLSIAIGFYLSFFVFMASHYNPTSFMLGFVSCIVSASYGRNLKKRIDFIKAGLYIAGVQIIIASSGYLFDSRNYWVAIPSGSWLKDLIESNIFKLYVLCLINGFACSTAAQFLLPIYEYLFNVPTRFKLMELADTGHPLLQDLLTKAPSTYTHTFMVAALSERACQNLGLDWLLTRVGVYFHDIGKIPNAGFFVENQHLIPKKENIDKNNPALAAKIVIDHVLDGIEMAKKARLPREVIDFIPEHHGTSTMAFFYHKALSELSPTQKKKLKKQDFQYPGPKPQRKETAIVMIADSLEAASRSLEEITPESLDNLITKIIGIKLAENQLDECGLTLGDLEIIKASFKEVLLSSLHSRPKYPSMEATKALEKKNALNAANSHKNSKTATGKGN, encoded by the coding sequence ATGCCCAGTCCGGGAGAACAAGTAGAATCCGCAATGGCGTGGATTACGGACACGCTTACCAGAGTCCGTCCGATTCTATTCGTTCGAAGATTTCAAGTCGGCTTAGTGATCATCACTTTGCTCATGGTGACTTGGATGCTTGCGATCCCGTTTTTCGGTCAGGATAAGATGGATCTTTCTCCGGACGGTCTCTATTCGGAAGGAAAGACCGCTCCCGAAAAGATCGTATCCGCAAAAGAAATCGTCTACGAAGACGAGGATAAGACCAAGGCCAAAAAACTCGCCGCCTATCAATCCGCTCCTTTCGTTTTCGACCGAGATTACGCGGCTCTTCAAGATCAGATCAACAACGCGATCCAAGAGGATATGGAGAATTTTCGCTCCTTCAAGCCCAGCGCGGAAGGTCGGGCGTATCCCGAGCTTTTGGGCGTCGTTCCCCGTTGGAAAAACCGTTCCAAAGAAGAGATCGAACTCTTATACAAAACTCCCGGCAAGGGAAAACTCAAAGACCTCGTTCAACAATACTCTAATTTAGTATTTTCTTCTTTTTGCATATTGAGGGATTTACCGCCGGATTACGCCGCTTTGAAAATTTCCGGCGCCCGCGTTCGGAATCAGGGAATCAAAGAACAAATCTCGAACTTGGAAGGAGCTTATATCGTTCCAAGATCCTATCTCTATCGCGATCCCGATACGGTGAACGTCCTCAACCGAATGGCGCAGGAAAAACTTTCTAGGATCGATCCGGCGCTTCTTCCGATCGTTCAGAAAATTTCGCTGAGTTATATCTATTCCAATCCGTCCTGTTCGTTTAACAACGAAGAGACGTTGTCCGCAAAACGATTCGCGTCCGACCGGGCCGAGCCGGTCAACTCTCGAATTTTAGCAGGAGAGGTGATCGTAAAATCCGGAGAGGTGATTACGCCGGAAATATTCAAAAAATTGCAGATCGTAAACACGTACGCGACCCGGGCAAACATCGCTTCGATCGCGTCGATTCTTCTGATCCAGACGGTTTTTGTCGTGATCATCTATTTCTTTTTAAAAAAATACAATCCGAAACGGATGAACGACGTTTCGAGTAACGTGATCGTATTTTCCTTAATCTGGTTTTTGGTTTTAAGCTGCACGATCGCATCGAGAATTTTCTTCAACTTCGAGACGAAATACGATACGATCTTTTACTTTGCATTGTTCGTTCCCGTGGGAATGGTCTGTCTCATCATCAGCTTTATCTACGACGAACAACTTTCCATCGCGATCGGATTTTATCTTTCCTTCTTCGTCTTTATGGCTTCGCATTACAATCCGACCTCGTTTATGCTCGGGTTCGTTTCCTGCATCGTTTCGGCGAGCTATGGAAGAAATCTAAAAAAACGGATCGACTTCATCAAAGCGGGATTGTATATCGCGGGAGTTCAGATCATCATCGCTTCGAGCGGTTATCTATTCGATTCGAGAAACTATTGGGTGGCGATTCCGAGCGGTTCTTGGCTTAAGGATTTGATCGAGTCGAACATATTCAAATTGTACGTTCTTTGTCTGATCAACGGGTTTGCCTGTTCGACCGCGGCTCAATTCCTGCTTCCGATCTATGAATATCTTTTTAACGTTCCAACCCGTTTTAAACTGATGGAACTTGCGGACACGGGCCATCCTTTGTTACAGGATCTTTTGACTAAGGCTCCTTCCACATACACGCATACGTTTATGGTCGCGGCGCTTTCCGAACGTGCTTGTCAAAACCTCGGATTGGATTGGCTCCTTACAAGGGTCGGAGTCTACTTTCACGATATAGGAAAAATTCCGAACGCCGGATTTTTTGTCGAGAATCAGCATTTGATTCCCAAAAAGGAAAACATCGACAAGAACAATCCTGCGCTTGCGGCAAAGATCGTCATCGATCACGTGTTAGACGGAATCGAAATGGCTAAAAAAGCGAGGCTTCCGAGAGAGGTGATCGACTTTATTCCCGAACATCACGGAACGTCGACGATGGCCTTTTTTTATCATAAGGCTTTGTCCGAACTTTCTCCCACACAAAAGAAGAAGTTGAAAAAACAGGACTTTCAATATCCGGGTCCGAAACCTCAGAGAAAAGAAACCGCGATCGTGATGATCGCCGATTCTCTGGAAGCGGCGTCGCGTTCTTTGGAGGAAATCACTCCCGAATCTTTGGACAATCTGATCACGAAGATCATCGGAATCAAACTCGCCGAAAATCAATTGGACGAATGCGGACTTACCCTAGGCGACCTCGAAATCATCAAGGCTTCGTTTAAGGAAGTATTGTTGTCCAGTCTTCATTCCAGACCGAAATATCCTAGCATGGAAGCCACGAAAGCATTAGAAAAAAAGAATGCTCTAAACGCCGCGAACAGCCATAAGAACTCGAAAACCGCAACGGGGAAAGGCAACTGA
- the ybeY gene encoding rRNA maturation RNase YbeY → MSWWNEEEFLANCKILFRKELTDFPCDLSLLLISDIDMREINLLRRGKDKTTDVLSFPLEFDSAPLGAVLAERKNSDPRIQPPIALGEIVISVDTLRRQAAEIGHSEKDEFYRLLVHGFLHLLGYDHERGEEEERIMKEKEDECLEALLDL, encoded by the coding sequence ATTTCCTGGTGGAACGAAGAGGAATTCCTTGCCAACTGCAAAATTCTTTTTCGAAAGGAACTGACCGATTTTCCCTGCGACTTGAGTCTGCTTTTGATAAGCGACATCGATATGAGGGAAATCAATCTTCTTCGTCGAGGCAAAGATAAGACGACGGACGTCCTTTCGTTTCCGCTCGAATTCGACTCGGCGCCTCTCGGCGCCGTTCTCGCCGAAAGAAAAAACTCCGATCCTCGTATACAGCCTCCGATCGCGTTAGGCGAAATCGTTATCTCCGTCGATACTCTCCGCAGACAAGCCGCGGAAATCGGTCATTCCGAAAAGGATGAATTCTATCGTCTGCTCGTTCACGGTTTTTTACATCTTCTCGGATACGATCACGAACGGGGAGAGGAAGAGGAACGAATCATGAAAGAGAAGGAAGACGAATGTCTGGAAGCGCTTCTGGATCTTTAA